The Blastococcus sp. HT6-4 genome window below encodes:
- a CDS encoding glycosyltransferase family 2 protein, giving the protein MTAGTPEKVVAVVVTRHRRELLRHSLAALAAQDRPVDHVVVVDNGPDQPVEDVVLASGLPATYLPSERNLGGAGGFALGMLQALALGADWVWCADDDGRPADGTVLATLLASAREHGLAEVSPLVTDMADPDRLAFPLRRGIRWRRRRSDFAGIDLLPRYASLFNGALFRAEALDVVGVPDYRLFFRGDETEIHRRLVRAGLPFGTCTAAAYLHPEGTTEFLPILGGKLSAQYPANEVKRYFTYRNRGYLMAQPGMRWLRPLETVRFGWFFLVSRRDPGGWREWRRLTRAGRREELTRPA; this is encoded by the coding sequence ATGACCGCCGGCACCCCCGAGAAGGTCGTCGCGGTCGTCGTCACCCGGCACCGGCGCGAGCTGCTGCGGCACAGCCTGGCGGCGCTCGCCGCGCAGGACCGGCCGGTCGACCACGTCGTCGTCGTCGACAACGGCCCCGATCAGCCGGTCGAGGACGTCGTGCTCGCCAGCGGGTTGCCGGCCACCTACCTGCCCAGCGAGCGCAACCTCGGCGGCGCCGGCGGCTTCGCACTCGGCATGCTGCAAGCCCTGGCCCTCGGGGCCGACTGGGTCTGGTGCGCCGACGACGATGGCCGGCCTGCCGACGGCACGGTCCTCGCGACGCTGCTGGCCAGCGCGCGAGAGCACGGGCTGGCCGAGGTGTCGCCGCTGGTCACCGACATGGCCGACCCCGACCGGCTGGCCTTCCCGCTGCGCCGGGGCATCCGCTGGCGCCGGCGGCGCAGCGACTTCGCCGGGATCGACCTGCTGCCGAGGTACGCCTCGCTCTTCAACGGGGCGCTCTTCCGTGCGGAGGCGCTCGACGTCGTGGGCGTGCCGGACTACCGGTTGTTCTTCCGCGGCGACGAGACCGAGATCCACCGCCGGCTGGTGCGCGCCGGGCTCCCCTTCGGCACCTGCACCGCCGCGGCCTACCTCCACCCGGAGGGGACGACCGAGTTCCTGCCGATCCTGGGCGGGAAGCTCTCCGCGCAGTACCCGGCCAACGAGGTGAAGCGGTACTTCACCTACCGCAACCGGGGCTACCTGATGGCGCAGCCGGGCATGCGGTGGCTGCGCCCGCTCGAGACGGTGCGCTTCGGCTGGTTCTTCCTGGTGTCCCGTCGCGACCCGGGTGGATGGCGCGAGTGGCGCCGCCTCACCCGGGCCGGGCGACGGGAGGAGCTCACGCGCCCGGCGTGA